ACCGCCACGTTCATGATCCTGGGCGACGTCTGCACGCGGCGCTGCGGCTACTGCGCCATCACGCACGGCAAGCCGGTCTGGGAGGATCGCGAGGAGCCCGAGCGGATCGGACGGGCCGTGGCGGCGCTCGGCCTCGATTACGTCGTGATCACCTCGGTGAACCGGGACGACCTCGCCGACGGTGGCGCCGCCCACTGGGCGGCCACCCTCACCGCGATCCGGCGCCAGGCGCCGGCCTGTCGCACGGAGGCGCTCATCCCGGACTTTCAAGGGCAGGCGGCGTCGCTCCGGGCGGTGATCGACGCGGGCCCACACGTGCTGAACCACAACACCGAGACGGTGCCGCGCCTCTACAAGCTGGCCCGCCACGGCGGGCGCTACCAGCGGACGCTGGGGCTGTTCACGCGCGCCCGGTCATGGGCGCCGGACTTGGTCACCAAGTCAGGTTTGATCCTCGGGCTCGGCGAGACGCGGCCCGAGCTGCTCGCCACCATGCGCGATCTGCGCGACGTGGACGTGCGCATCCTCACGCTGGGCCAGTACCTCCGGCCGTCCGCGAACCATTTGCCGGTGGCGAAGTACTACCACCCCGACGAGTTCGCCGAGCTGGCGGCGGCGGGGCGCCAGCTGGGCTTCGCCCACGTGGAGGCGGGGCCGCTCGTCCGCAGCTCCTACCACGCCAAGCGCCAGACCCAGGCCGTCCGGACAGCGCCATGACGGAATACAGCACCATCCTCATGGTCTTCGCCTTCGCGGCGGCGGTGGCGGGGGCGCTCCTGGGGTTGCCGCGGCTTCTGGCGCCGCGCCGGCTCACCCCCGTGAAGGCCGAGCCCTTCGAGTGCGGCAAGGACCCGCTGGGGATCGCCGAGGGCCGGTTCGCCATCAAGTTCTCGACCATCGCCATCCTCTTCATCATCATCGACATCGAGCTGCTCTTCGTCTGGCCGTGGGCCATGCTCTACCGTCGCCTGGGGTGGTTCGGCTTCGTCGAGATGATGGTCTTCATGGCGATCCTGATGGTGGGCTTCCTCTATATCTGGCGCAAAGGGGGACTGGAGTGGGAGTAGGCAGCTTCTTCACCTCGAAGCTCGACGAGGCCATCGGCTGGGCGCGCAAGTACTCGATCTTCCAGTACCCGTTCGTGACCGCGTGCTGCGGCATGGAGTACATGGCGACCGCCTGCTCGCATTACGATATCGACCGCTTCGGCGCCGGGCTGCCCCGCTTTTCTCCCCGGCAAGCCGACGTCCTGTTCGTCGTGGGGACGATCTCGCACAAGATGGCGCCGGTGCTCAAGCGCGTGTACGACCAGATGACGGAGCCGAAGTGGGTGGTGGCCTTCGGCGTCTGCACGTGCACGGGCGGCTTCTACGACAACTACGCCACCGTGCAGGGCATCGACACGATCATCCCGGTGGACGTCTATATTCCCGGCTGTCCGCCCCGTCCCGAGAGCGTCATCGACGGCCTGATGAAGCTCCAGGAGAAGATCGCCGCCGGGACCCAGAGGTTTTAGTTGATGGAAGGGGGGGCCATCCTCGCTGAGCTGCGGGCGCGGTTCGGCGATGCCGTCGTCGAGACCCACGCGCACCGCGGCGACCACACGGCGGTGGTGACCCGTGAGGCCCTCGGCGAGGTGCTCGGCCATTGCCGCGACGACGCGCGCCTGGCCTTCGACGTGCTGATGGACCTGACCGCGGTGGACGTCTCCAAGCTCCCCGGCCGCGAGGACGGGCCGCGCTTCGAGGTCGTCTACCACCTCTACTCGCTCCGCCACAACCACCGGCTGCGCCTCAAGGTCCGCGTGAGCGAGGACGACCCCGTGGTGCCGACGGCCGTCCCCCTCTGGCCGATCGCGGACTGGCTCGAGCGCGAGGTGTGGGACATGTTCGGGGTGCGCTTCCAGGGGCACCCCGCCCTCCGGCGCCTGCTCCTCTACGAGGAGTTCGTGGGTCATCCCCTGCGGAAGGACTACCCGGTCAACCGGCGCCAGCCGCTCATCGGGCCGAGGACCTGATGGCGCGCCCGACGACCACCCGCGAGTTCATGCTGGGCGAGGGGGCCGGCACCGGAAGCGGCAGCCAGAACATCCACGTCGGGGTGGGCCCCGCCCATCCGGCCATGCACGGGATCATCCGGATCCAGGCCGAGCTGGACGGCGAGGTCATCGTGAAGGCGGACGTCGAGATCGGCTATCTCCACCGCGCCTTCGAGAAGGATTGTGAAGTCGGCGGGTGGAACAACGCCATTCCCTACACGGACCGCCTGAACTACGTATCTCCGCTCATCAACAACTTCGGGTATGCCTCCGCGGTCGAAAAGCTTCTGGGTATCGAGATCACCGAGCGCTGCCAGTACATCCGCGTGATCACGTCCGAGATCTCGCGGATCTGCGATCACCTCACCTGCGTCGGCGCCTCCGCGATGGAGCTGGGCGCCTTCACCGTCTTCCTCTATATGATCAAGGCCCGCGAATTCCTCTGGGAGCTCGTGGAGGACGTGACCGGTGCCCGCCTGACCATCTCCTACGGCCGGGTGGGGGGGGTGAAGGCCGACCTGCCGCCCGACTTCGGGGACAAGATGCGGGCCGCCTTCAAACAGGTGCGCGAGGTCCTCGACGAGGTGCACCGCCTGCTGACCGGCAACCGGATTTTCATGGACCGCATGGTCGGGGTCGGCGC
This genomic interval from Candidatus Methylomirabilota bacterium contains the following:
- a CDS encoding NADH-quinone oxidoreductase subunit C, which translates into the protein MEGGAILAELRARFGDAVVETHAHRGDHTAVVTREALGEVLGHCRDDARLAFDVLMDLTAVDVSKLPGREDGPRFEVVYHLYSLRHNHRLRLKVRVSEDDPVVPTAVPLWPIADWLEREVWDMFGVRFQGHPALRRLLLYEEFVGHPLRKDYPVNRRQPLIGPRT
- a CDS encoding NADH-quinone oxidoreductase subunit B — encoded protein: MGVGSFFTSKLDEAIGWARKYSIFQYPFVTACCGMEYMATACSHYDIDRFGAGLPRFSPRQADVLFVVGTISHKMAPVLKRVYDQMTEPKWVVAFGVCTCTGGFYDNYATVQGIDTIIPVDVYIPGCPPRPESVIDGLMKLQEKIAAGTQRF
- the ndhC gene encoding NADH-quinone oxidoreductase subunit A, with amino-acid sequence MTEYSTILMVFAFAAAVAGALLGLPRLLAPRRLTPVKAEPFECGKDPLGIAEGRFAIKFSTIAILFIIIDIELLFVWPWAMLYRRLGWFGFVEMMVFMAILMVGFLYIWRKGGLEWE
- the lipA gene encoding lipoyl synthase, with the translated sequence MPVIQLPVIESTPPLEGRKPSWLKVRAPGGPHYMRLKGLLRDWNLHTVCEEARCPNIGECWEDATATFMILGDVCTRRCGYCAITHGKPVWEDREEPERIGRAVAALGLDYVVITSVNRDDLADGGAAHWAATLTAIRRQAPACRTEALIPDFQGQAASLRAVIDAGPHVLNHNTETVPRLYKLARHGGRYQRTLGLFTRARSWAPDLVTKSGLILGLGETRPELLATMRDLRDVDVRILTLGQYLRPSANHLPVAKYYHPDEFAELAAAGRQLGFAHVEAGPLVRSSYHAKRQTQAVRTAP